A genomic stretch from Penicillium digitatum chromosome 4, complete sequence includes:
- a CDS encoding Cytochrome P450 produces the protein MTVAILVWFALYYIYPYLVSYGHLRHVPGPFLAKFSNIWVGISAKHGQKYAAVDAAHRKHGNVVRIGFNHVSIADERALNIVYGHGNGFLKDHYYEAFVARTPGMFNVRDRTEHTRKRKIISHAFSPRSVAEFEPFMAENLQRWITQLDRIAASQPSHKGKAFARYNAMPWFSYIAFDIIGDLAFGSPFGMVDKGKDETETQLVTGGPITYTPAVDVLNRRGEVSSTLGLLPALRPWARYLPDPFFTKGVAAVENLTGIAVAAVASRLDAAEKGMVDSRNDILAHLLQAKDANGRPMERDELIAEALTQLIAGSDTISNTACGIFYWILHGDRSAPGTIVSRLQEELDHAIDPKAKIASYSEVKDLPFLRRCIDEAMRLHSTSAIGLPRLVADHSLGVDFDGFHFPPGTVLSVPSYTIHHMKDIWGDDVEEFKPDRWLNLTARQKTAFNPFSHGPRACVGQNVAIMELQLIIGTLFHRYEFALYQPIIESHEGFSKKPKECQAGLRLRESEIHNGIEHVHFRFRFSLTRFKSPYQRTYLQAMEIPAQYPFRDKPRAP, from the exons ATGACCGTGGCCATCCTTGTATGGTTCGCGCTCTACTACATATACCCCTATCTCGTTTCATACGGGCACTTGAGACATGTCCCAGGTCCATTTTTAGCCAAATTTAGCAACATATGGGTTGGGATAAGTGCCAAACATGGCCAGAAATATGCGGCCGTCGACGCGGCGCATCGAAAACACGGCAATGTCGTCCGTATTGGTTTCAACCATGTGTCTATCGCCGATGAACGGGCACTGAATATTGTTTATGGGCACGGAAACGGGTTCCTCAAGGA TCATTATTATGAAGCATTTGTGGCGCGAACGCCGGGCATGTTCAATGTCCGCGACCGCACCGAACACACACGCAAGCGGAAGATAATATCCCATGCCTTCTCTCCGAGGTCAGTGGCTGAATTTGAGCCGTTTATGGCGGAAAACCTACAACGGTGGATCACCCAGCTGGACCGGATTGCGGCTTCCCAGCCATCACACAAGGGAAAGGCCTTTGCTCGATACAACGCAATGCCCTGGTTCAGCTACATCGCTTTTGACATTATCGGAGATCTGGCATTTGGTTCACCGTTTGGAATGGTGGACAAGGGCAAAGATGAGACTGAGACCCAACTCGTGACCGGAGGACCGATTACCTACACCCCGGCAGTCGACGTGTTAAATAGAAGAGGCGAAGTCTCTTCAACATTAGGCCTTCTTCCAGCACTTCGTCCATGGGCTCGGTATCTTCCCGATCCATTTTTCACCAAGGGCGTGGCGGCCGTAGAGAACCTGACGGGGATTGCTGTCGCCGCTGTTGCGTCACGACTGGATGCCGCGGAGAAGGGAATGGTTGACTCGCGCAACGATATCCTTGCGCACTTGCTACAGGCAAAAGATGCCAATGGAAGGCCAATGGAGCGGGATGAGCTCATAGCAGAGGCTCTGACGCAGCTTATCGCTGGATCCGACACAATATCCAACACGGCCTGCGGGATATTCTACTGGATCCTGCATGGAGATCGAAGCGCGCCGGGCACCATAGTTTCCCGACTACAAGAGGAGTTAGACCACGCAATTGACCCCAAAGCAAAGATCGCATCTTACTCCGAAGTTAAAGATCTCCCATTCCTGCGAAGATGCATCGATGAAGCGATGCGACTTCATTCCACCTCCGCGATTGGTTTGCCACGTTTGGTCGCCGATCACAGCCTCGgtgttgattttgatggcTTCCACTTCCCCCCCGGGACAGTCCTTTCAGTGCCCTCGTACACTATTCATCATATGAAGGACATCTGGGGAGACGATGTCGAAGAATTCAAGCCTGACCGCTGGTTGAACCTGACTGCCCGACAGAAAACGGCATTCAACCCATTCTCACATGGTCCCCGGGCATGTGTCGGACAGAATGTCGCCATTATGGAGCTGCAGCTGATTATTGGAACTTTGTTTCATCGATATGAGTTTGCGTTGTACCAGCCCATCATTGAGTCACACGAAGGGTTCTCGAAGAAGCCCAAGGAGTGCCAGGCAGGTCTCAGATTGAGAGAGAGTGAAA TTCACAATGGGATAGAGCATGTCCATTTTCGTTTTCGTTTTTCTTTAACTCGATTCAAATCACCTTACCAAAGAACATATCTTCAAGCGATGGAAATTCCTGCTCAATACCCATTTCGTGACAAACCTAGGGCTCCGTAG